The Acidimicrobiales bacterium genomic interval CTTCTTACCCGGCTCCTCGGGCTGCACATCTCGAGTCAGGCCCTCGCGCACGGCCTTCCGGCGGGCCCGGTCGGCCTGCGCCTCGACAAAACCGGAGGAATGGCTCTTCACCCCAATGCCGAGTGACTCGCAGAGGTCCAGGACCTCGGCGTTGGTCATTCCCAGCTCTCGCGCCAATTCATAGACGCGGATGTTCTTCGGCACGAGGCTTCGACGTCCTGTTCTCTCTCGGGGTCCTCTGGGGGGTATTTCGTGGTAGCCCATCAGGGCTACCACGGGGCCCCGTTGTCGGGGAGCCGCTGCCTGACGCTATCGGTTGGTGGGGTGGATCACCCGTCCCCGGACCGCCTGGATGCCGTTGATTTCAACGGCGACGCTGCCGGGACGCTCTCCGACCGGCCAACCAGAGGAGGAACCAGTTGGGTGACCAGCCCAGCGACCTGTGTTGACGTCACGGTCCGCCGGAACGCCCTCGTCAGGTCGGCCGGACAAAGGGCCTGCAGGCAACCCGACACGGGATGCACCCAGGCGCCGCGTCCAGGCAACGTCCGACCAACCGCCGGTCCGGCCATCTCGACCGACCAGCCGATCCGGAGCAACTCGGAAGCCGGCACCGAGGATCGACATGCCACGCACCTCCGTCGGGGAACTGATGCCGAGGTGTCGGCATCAGTCAAGCGGCCCACCGCCGGCGCCTACTCCTCTTCCTCTCCGGAATCGGTTGCCGCCTCGGTCCACTCACCGGCCGAAACGGCCGGGCCGCCCTCAGCGGGCTTCCAGACCTGTTCACCGGTCGCGTCATCGACGATCCACTCACCCTCAGCCCACTCCACGTCGACATAGGCAGCTTCCTGAGCGACCTGGGTCTCGCTCTTGATGTCGACGCGCCAACCGGTCATCCGGGCGGCCAGACGCGCGTTCTGGCCCTCCTTGCCGATGGCGAGGGACAACTGGTAGTCGGGCACGATCACCGTGGCGGTGCCGGTCTCCTCGTCGATGAGGACTTCCTTCACCTTGGCAGGTGACAGGCCCTTCATGACGAAGTCGGCTGGATCCTCAGAGAACGGGACGATGTCGATCTTCTCGCCACGCAGCTCGTTGACAACCATTCGAACCCGGGCTCCACGGGCGCCGACGCAGGCGCCGACCGGATCAACGTTTCCGTCGTTGGACCACACCGCGATCTTGGTTCGATGTCCTGGCTCACGGGCACATGCACGGATCTCGACCACGCCGTCTGCGATCTCGGGAACCTCGAGTTCGAAGAGGCGCTTGATGAGACCCGGGTGCGTCCTACTCACGACGATCTGGGGGCCCTTGGCCGTCTTGCGGACCTCGACGATGTACGCCTTCAGGCGAGCGTTGGCTTCGGGTCGCTCAAATGGCACCTGCTCGGCCTGAGGCAGTAGTGCTTCGACCCGGCCCAGGTCCAGCAGGGTGTAACGGGCGTCGGTCTGCTGGATCATGCCGGTGACGATGTCGCCCTCGCGGCCTGCGTACTCCTCGTACTTGAGGTCACGCTCGGCCTCGCGGATCCGCTGACCCATGACCTGGCGGGCTGTCTGAGCGGCGATACGGCCGAAGCCGTCAGGGGTGACGTCGAACTCCTCGCCCGCCGGCTCGCCCTCCTCGTCGAGATCCTGAGCCAGAACACGGATCTCCATGGTGTCCGGGTCGATGGTCACCCATGAGAACTCGTGGGCTCCAGGCATCCGCTTGTAGGCCGATTCCAGTGCGTCGGCCAGCGCGGCGAACAAGGCGTCGATCGAGATGCCCCGTTCCATCGCCAGGGCCTGCAGGGCCTCCATCATGTCGGGGTTCATGACCCAACCTTCCTTCCCGGAGCAGCCTCGGCGCTCCGATCATCTCCCTTTCGAGCCGACTTCGACTCTGGGGTCCAGGTGAAGACGGTGCGCGCCTTCAAGATCTCGTCATGCCGGAGCGACCGCTCATCCCCACCTTCGGCCCGAACGACAATGCCGTCCTTGTCGGCAGCAGCGAGCACGCCGGCGATCCGACGGTCACCGTCCACGCCAGGAGCGGTCTTGATGGTGACCTCGGCGCCCAACGAACGGATGAAGTGCTCGGGACGCTTGAGGGGCCGCTCGAGCCCCGGGCTGGTCACCTCCAGGGTGTAGGTGCCCGAGATCGGGTCCTCATGATCGAGGGCCCGGGACATTTCGCGCGTCACGCTGGCAATAGCGTCCATGCCGACTCCGTCGGCATGGTCGACCACCAAGCGCACCACGCCGCCCTCGTACTCCACGTCCAGAAGTTCGACGCCGACACGGTCGCACAGGGGAGCGGCCAGCGCATCGATCCGATCGGTCACTGCCATTTCGCCCTCCCTGTTTTCCGGTGCCCACCAAAGTGGTGTACACGATTTTTCGGTGTCCACCCTGCGGTGGGCACTCCTCGGTTGTCGGCGGTACAACTGTCAGCACCGAAAACAAAAGGCGTGGGCAGAGCCCACGCCTCGTCGGAAACCGGCGATGCACGCACCGGAAATCATACCGTCGAGCCGCTCGGACACCGAGGGCGCCGCTGCTGCGCCAGTAACGGGGCGGTCACGCCCTCGTCAAAGCCGTCGGCCTCAACTGGTGTGACGGCGGATGAGCTCGATCTTGGTGCCGGCATCATTCGCGTCGTCACCCTGCTCTGCCAGCAGTCGGTCACGATCCTTTTCGGCCTCGCGTCGGGCCTTCTCAGTATCGACGCGTGCTAGCGCCGCCTCGGCGCCCTCCTCGTGGATCAACACGGCCCACTCGACTAGGGCGTCCACCATCTCATCTTCCCGGACCACCGCGGCATTGCGACCCTTGATGAACAGGTGGCCCCGCCGGTTCCCTGCGGCGATTCCCAGGTCGGCGTCACGTGCCTCTCCCGGCCCATTAACCACGCAGCCCATGACGGCCACCTGTAACGGGATCTCGCGATCAGCGAAGGCCGCCATCGCCTCCTCGGCGACCGCTACCACGTCGATCTCGGCCCGGCCGCAACTGGGGCAAGCAATCAGGTCGACATTCTTTCGCTCGCGCAGGCCCATGGCCTCCAACAGGGTTCGCCCGGCTCTGGCCTCCTCGACCGGATCGGCAGTGAGCGAGTACCGGATGGTGTCGCCAATCCCCTGGGCCAGCAGGGCACCAATTCCCGCTGAAGACTTGATGAGTCCGGCCGGCGGCGGTCCAGCCTCGGTCACCCCGAGATGGAGCGGATAGTCGGTGACCTCCGAGAGTTGGTGGTAGGCCTCGACCATCAACGGAACGCTGGATGCCTTGACCGAGATCTTGATGAGGTTGAAGTCAACGTCCTCGAAGTAGCGGATCTCGTCGAGGGCCGACTCGACCATGGCCTCGGCGGTCACCTTCCCGCCGTACTTCGCGTAGAGGTCGGGGTGCAACGAACCACCATTGACCCCGATTCGGATGGGGACGCCACGGTCGCGGGCCTCGGCAGCCACCGTCCGGATGTGTTCGGGCTTACGGATATTGCCCGGATTGAGGCGGAGGCAGTGCACACCGGCCTCCAACGCAGCGAGGGCCATCCGGTACTGATGGTGGATGTCGGCCACGATGGGTACCGGCGACCGGGGCACGATCCGGGCCAGGCCCTCGGCGGCCTCCAGTTCATTGCAGGTACACCGGACAATGTCGGCGCCGGCCATGGCCAGGTCGTAGATCTGCTGGAGCGTGGCCTCATGATCAGCCGTCCGGGTCACCGTCATGGACTGCACGGTGACGGGGGCACCCCCACCGACTGGGACGTCTCCCACCATCACCTGGCGGGTCAGCCGACGTTCGATACCTGCCTGAACCTCCATGCCCCGAGGCTACCGGCAGGCCCATTCCCGGGAACTGGCGCATGAGCCGGTAGCGGGCTGGATCTGTGGGTCAGCCCAGATCCGGAAAATCAACGATGTCCCGGTACAAGGCCACCATCCCAACCAGAACCAGCAGTGACACCACCGCCCAGGTCACCGGAACCAACTTGGCGGCATCTGCTCGGTGGCGGCGCCCGCCGAACGACCGGAGGCGCTCGTAGGTGGCGATGGCCACGTGTCCCCCATCCAGCGGAAGAAGCGGCGTCAGATTGAACACCCCGATGAACACGTTGACCAGAACGAGGAACCACAGGTAGGTAGCCCAGCCGTCAGCCAGCATGGCGCTACCCAGACGAGCCGCGCCATAGATCGACAGCAACCGCTCGTCATCGGCGTCGGAGGGCACGGTCGAAGATCCAACAGCAGGCGACCG includes:
- a CDS encoding translation initiation factor IF-2 N-terminal domain-containing protein — encoded protein: MPKNIRVYELARELGMTNAEVLDLCESLGIGVKSHSSGFVEAQADRARRKAVREGLTRDVQPEEPGKK
- the nusA gene encoding transcription termination factor NusA, encoding MNPDMMEALQALAMERGISIDALFAALADALESAYKRMPGAHEFSWVTIDPDTMEIRVLAQDLDEEGEPAGEEFDVTPDGFGRIAAQTARQVMGQRIREAERDLKYEEYAGREGDIVTGMIQQTDARYTLLDLGRVEALLPQAEQVPFERPEANARLKAYIVEVRKTAKGPQIVVSRTHPGLIKRLFELEVPEIADGVVEIRACAREPGHRTKIAVWSNDGNVDPVGACVGARGARVRMVVNELRGEKIDIVPFSEDPADFVMKGLSPAKVKEVLIDEETGTATVIVPDYQLSLAIGKEGQNARLAARMTGWRVDIKSETQVAQEAAYVDVEWAEGEWIVDDATGEQVWKPAEGGPAVSAGEWTEAATDSGEEEE
- the rimP gene encoding ribosome maturation factor RimP, which translates into the protein MAVTDRIDALAAPLCDRVGVELLDVEYEGGVVRLVVDHADGVGMDAIASVTREMSRALDHEDPISGTYTLEVTSPGLERPLKRPEHFIRSLGAEVTIKTAPGVDGDRRIAGVLAAADKDGIVVRAEGGDERSLRHDEILKARTVFTWTPESKSARKGDDRSAEAAPGRKVGS
- the ispG gene encoding flavodoxin-dependent (E)-4-hydroxy-3-methylbut-2-enyl-diphosphate synthase; its protein translation is MEVQAGIERRLTRQVMVGDVPVGGGAPVTVQSMTVTRTADHEATLQQIYDLAMAGADIVRCTCNELEAAEGLARIVPRSPVPIVADIHHQYRMALAALEAGVHCLRLNPGNIRKPEHIRTVAAEARDRGVPIRIGVNGGSLHPDLYAKYGGKVTAEAMVESALDEIRYFEDVDFNLIKISVKASSVPLMVEAYHQLSEVTDYPLHLGVTEAGPPPAGLIKSSAGIGALLAQGIGDTIRYSLTADPVEEARAGRTLLEAMGLRERKNVDLIACPSCGRAEIDVVAVAEEAMAAFADREIPLQVAVMGCVVNGPGEARDADLGIAAGNRRGHLFIKGRNAAVVREDEMVDALVEWAVLIHEEGAEAALARVDTEKARREAEKDRDRLLAEQGDDANDAGTKIELIRRHTS